A genomic window from Caballeronia sp. SBC1 includes:
- a CDS encoding glycosyltransferase, which produces MSFLPCIVIPIYNHKDAISATIANLSVHGLPLFIVDDGSDQATQDVLASLQQQYADTLTLIRLPVNGGKGAAVMAGLRAARKAGFTHGLQIDADGQHDSADVPRFIEAARVEPGAVILGRPIYDDSVPKSRLYGRYLTHVWVWIETLSFTIRDSMCGFRLYPLDVVCVLIDEVSLPTRMDFDIEILVRLYWRRTAFRSIPTRVTYATDGVSHFDMLWDNVRISRTHTRLVVGMLARLPVLLAHKLMPRASNETEQHWWHIAERGSHLGMSLLALSCRLFGTRFTALWLHPIVAYFLLTGGRARAASRSYFTHLQQAAPQDQTPRPGWLSAYKHMLEFARSGFDKLAAWSGRVNMDDVKFDDPAAFEALSASGRGALVIGAHLGNLEMTRALATRGARAKITAVVYTEHARRFNNVLASANSEFAQRLVEVSDFGPETAMMMQDRVEAGELLVIVGDRVPAHDSGRTTEAQFLGSTAPFAQGPYVLAHALGCPVYLFFCLKEEQGYRLYFEPFAERIELPRRERAQHLAAWAQRYASRLEHYCRKAPYQWFNFFDFWARPNGNGNGTGTGGANGRT; this is translated from the coding sequence ATGAGCTTTCTGCCGTGCATCGTTATCCCGATCTACAACCACAAGGACGCGATCAGCGCGACCATCGCGAATCTCAGCGTGCATGGGTTACCGCTTTTTATCGTCGATGATGGCAGCGATCAGGCCACCCAGGATGTGCTTGCGTCGCTTCAGCAACAATACGCGGATACGCTCACGCTGATCCGTTTGCCGGTCAACGGCGGCAAAGGCGCAGCGGTGATGGCGGGCTTGCGGGCCGCGCGGAAGGCGGGCTTCACGCATGGCTTGCAGATCGACGCAGACGGACAGCACGACAGCGCCGATGTACCGCGCTTTATCGAAGCGGCTCGTGTGGAACCGGGCGCTGTGATTCTCGGCCGCCCCATCTACGACGACTCCGTACCGAAGTCGCGTCTCTATGGCCGTTATCTGACGCATGTGTGGGTGTGGATCGAAACGCTCTCGTTCACGATCCGCGATTCCATGTGCGGTTTTCGCCTGTATCCGCTTGACGTGGTGTGCGTGTTGATCGATGAGGTCAGCCTCCCGACGCGCATGGATTTCGACATCGAGATACTGGTGCGGCTGTACTGGCGCCGGACAGCGTTCCGTTCGATCCCGACGCGCGTCACCTATGCAACCGACGGCGTTTCGCATTTCGACATGCTGTGGGACAACGTGCGCATCAGCCGTACGCATACGCGGCTCGTTGTGGGCATGCTGGCACGGCTGCCAGTGCTGCTTGCGCACAAACTGATGCCGCGCGCATCGAATGAAACCGAGCAGCACTGGTGGCATATAGCGGAACGCGGCAGTCATCTTGGCATGTCCTTGCTTGCGCTTAGCTGCCGTCTCTTTGGCACGCGCTTCACCGCATTGTGGCTACATCCGATTGTTGCCTATTTCCTGTTGACCGGAGGCCGCGCCCGCGCTGCGTCGCGCAGCTACTTCACGCATCTTCAACAAGCCGCACCGCAGGATCAAACGCCTCGCCCGGGATGGTTGTCCGCATATAAACACATGCTGGAATTCGCGCGATCCGGCTTCGATAAACTCGCTGCATGGTCGGGTCGCGTCAACATGGACGACGTGAAGTTCGACGACCCGGCCGCATTCGAGGCACTGAGCGCGAGCGGCCGTGGCGCACTCGTGATTGGCGCGCATCTCGGCAATCTGGAGATGACCCGCGCGCTTGCCACGCGCGGTGCGCGGGCGAAGATCACCGCGGTTGTCTACACGGAGCACGCGCGCCGTTTCAACAACGTGCTGGCATCGGCGAATAGCGAGTTCGCGCAACGTCTTGTCGAGGTCAGCGACTTCGGCCCCGAGACGGCGATGATGATGCAGGATCGGGTGGAGGCAGGCGAGCTGCTGGTGATCGTTGGCGATCGCGTGCCCGCGCATGATTCGGGTCGCACGACTGAGGCACAGTTTCTTGGCTCAACGGCGCCTTTCGCGCAAGGGCCATACGTGCTTGCCCATGCGTTGGGTTGCCCCGTGTACCTGTTTTTCTGCTTGAAGGAAGAGCAGGGCTACAGGCTCTACTTCGAGCCGTTCGCGGAACGCATCGAGTTGCCGCGCCGGGAGCGTGCGCAGCATCTCGCGGCGTGGGCACAACGTTATGCGTCGCGTCTCGAACACTATTGCCGCAAGGCACCTTATCAATGGTTCAATTTTTTCGATTTCTGGGCGCGGCCCAATGGCAATGGTAATGGCACTGGCACGGGAGGCGCGAATGGCCGAACTTGA
- a CDS encoding HoxN/HupN/NixA family nickel/cobalt transporter — protein MLKQMAQLFNDRPTGLRHKITGIYALLLVFNVVAWTWALTAFHGQPALLGTALLAYTFGLRHAVDADHIAAIDNVTRKLLQIGRSPLGAGLFFSLGHSTVVVALTVGVAFAATALTTHFDDLRGIGGLIGTSVSALFLFVLAIANLVVLASVIRTFRAVRRGEPMVETDLDLLLNNRGFLSRLLRPLLRLVSRSWHLYPVGFLFGLGFDTATEVALFGISAAQASHGLSFWSVLVLPILFTAGMSLVDTTDGILMLGAYRWAFVRPMRKLYYNITITFVSVVVAVLIGGIEVLGLLQDSLGLKGTFWDSIGSLNDHFGLLGYIVIGIFILSWIVSIAIYKLRRYDDIAVKTL, from the coding sequence ATGCTAAAACAAATGGCTCAGCTTTTTAACGACCGTCCAACGGGCCTGCGCCACAAAATCACCGGTATCTACGCGCTCCTGCTGGTCTTCAATGTGGTTGCATGGACGTGGGCGCTGACGGCCTTTCACGGGCAGCCAGCGCTCCTGGGCACAGCGCTTTTAGCGTACACGTTCGGGCTGCGCCACGCGGTGGATGCGGACCACATTGCTGCTATCGACAACGTCACGCGCAAGCTGCTCCAGATCGGCCGAAGCCCGCTTGGCGCCGGTTTGTTCTTCTCGCTCGGCCACTCAACGGTGGTCGTCGCGCTCACAGTCGGCGTCGCGTTCGCCGCGACCGCGCTGACGACGCACTTCGATGACCTGAGAGGCATTGGTGGTCTTATCGGCACCAGCGTTTCGGCGCTGTTCCTGTTCGTGCTGGCTATCGCGAACCTGGTTGTGCTGGCGTCCGTGATCAGGACATTTCGCGCCGTGCGCCGCGGTGAACCGATGGTCGAAACCGATCTCGACCTCTTGCTGAACAACCGCGGTTTCCTCTCGCGTTTGCTTCGGCCGTTGTTGAGACTGGTATCGCGCAGCTGGCATCTTTATCCGGTAGGTTTCCTGTTCGGACTCGGATTCGATACCGCGACCGAGGTTGCGTTGTTCGGCATATCGGCGGCCCAGGCGTCGCATGGGCTCTCGTTCTGGTCGGTGCTCGTGTTGCCGATCTTGTTCACGGCGGGCATGTCGCTGGTCGATACCACCGACGGCATTCTGATGCTCGGTGCGTATCGCTGGGCCTTTGTCCGGCCCATGCGCAAGCTCTACTACAACATCACGATCACGTTCGTTTCGGTAGTGGTCGCTGTGTTGATCGGCGGGATAGAGGTGCTGGGTTTGCTCCAGGACAGCTTGGGGCTCAAGGGCACGTTCTGGGATTCAATTGGCAGCCTCAACGATCACTTCGGATTATTGGGCTACATCGTCATCGGCATATTTATTCTGAGCTGGATCGTCTCCATCGCGATCTACAAGCTAAGGCGTTACGACGATATCGCCGTGAAAACGCTCTGA
- a CDS encoding phosphopantetheine-binding protein, with protein sequence MDSLKLEIKQLLIDALDLEDLTPADIDDDAPLFDTDGIGLDSIDALEIGIVLRKHYQLTIAANDERTREHFRSISTLAALVASQRGELSTTNDIGEKGSKS encoded by the coding sequence ATGGATTCTTTGAAACTGGAAATTAAGCAGCTTCTGATCGATGCACTCGATCTGGAAGACCTGACGCCTGCGGACATCGATGACGATGCGCCGCTGTTCGACACCGATGGCATCGGACTCGATTCGATCGACGCACTCGAGATCGGCATCGTGCTGCGCAAACATTATCAATTGACTATTGCGGCGAACGACGAACGCACGCGAGAGCACTTCCGTTCGATCAGCACGCTCGCCGCGCTGGTCGCCAGCCAGCGCGGCGAGCTGAGTACTACGAACGACATCGGGGAAAAGGGGAGTAAATCGTGA
- a CDS encoding acyl carrier protein, whose amino-acid sequence MTETEILERIRAIFKENFAIEPDRVTPQAHLYEDLDLDSIDAVDLAIKLQEMTGRRIKPEEFKSVRTVGDVIGAVESLLAEQG is encoded by the coding sequence GTGACCGAGACAGAGATCCTTGAGCGCATCCGCGCCATCTTTAAAGAGAACTTCGCGATCGAGCCCGACCGCGTGACGCCGCAAGCGCATCTGTACGAGGACCTCGACCTGGATAGCATCGACGCCGTCGATCTCGCTATCAAGCTGCAGGAAATGACCGGACGGCGCATCAAGCCGGAAGAGTTCAAGTCGGTCCGCACGGTCGGCGATGTGATCGGTGCGGTGGAATCGCTGCTGGCGGAACAGGGGTGA
- the hutH gene encoding histidine ammonia-lyase, giving the protein MAELDPSGPIAELAYTAEEAIVIGGRRLTIEEVVSIAHRRTPIALSADPAWRARIERGAEFLRRHLAQGATVYGVNTGYGDSCVVDVPMELVEVLPLQLLRYHGCGMGQHLDDAQTLAVIAARLNSLAYGFSGVRHVLLERLADLINYRVLPRIPSEGSVGASGDLTPLSYVAAALVGERDVRFNDELCNARSVWAKLGHTPLTLAPKEGLALMNGTAVMTGLACLAFARAGHLTRLAARLTALSTVALDGRAAHFDPILFEVKPHAGQAEAAAWIRDDLAGREDTPGHRLQDRYSIRCAPHVIGVARDALSWVRRDVENELNSANDNPLIDPDGERVLHGGNFYGGHIAFAMDALKVAVANLADLMDRQLALLVDDKFNNGLPRSLSGAAPERASINHGFKAVQISSSAWTAEALKLTMPASVFSRSTEAHNQDKVSMGTIAARDCLRILELTEQVAAAHTLATVQAARLRLRINNTTPIPPPLHAFMESVTAGSPFVDEDRALESDLRALTARIAACNLVGGYGGEDRHE; this is encoded by the coding sequence ATGGCCGAACTTGATCCGAGCGGCCCAATAGCCGAGTTGGCTTATACAGCCGAAGAAGCGATCGTCATCGGCGGCAGGCGGCTGACGATCGAAGAGGTCGTATCGATTGCCCATCGGCGAACGCCCATCGCTTTGAGTGCCGATCCGGCGTGGCGCGCACGGATTGAACGCGGCGCCGAATTCCTGCGCCGCCACTTGGCACAGGGCGCGACCGTCTATGGGGTCAACACCGGTTACGGCGACTCGTGCGTAGTCGACGTACCCATGGAACTGGTCGAAGTCTTGCCCCTGCAATTGCTGCGTTATCACGGCTGCGGCATGGGCCAGCATCTCGACGACGCGCAGACGCTCGCCGTCATTGCCGCGCGGCTCAATTCCCTGGCGTACGGCTTCTCAGGTGTACGGCATGTGCTGCTTGAACGGCTCGCCGACCTGATCAATTATCGCGTGCTGCCACGGATTCCATCGGAGGGATCGGTGGGGGCGAGCGGTGACCTGACGCCGTTGTCATACGTGGCGGCCGCGCTGGTTGGCGAGCGCGACGTGCGGTTTAACGACGAGTTATGCAACGCCCGCAGCGTCTGGGCCAAACTTGGCCATACACCACTCACGCTTGCGCCGAAAGAGGGGCTCGCGCTGATGAACGGCACGGCGGTCATGACGGGTCTCGCATGCCTCGCGTTCGCCCGTGCCGGTCACCTGACGCGGCTCGCAGCACGCCTCACCGCGTTGTCCACCGTCGCGCTCGACGGCCGCGCCGCACACTTCGACCCCATATTGTTCGAAGTAAAGCCACATGCAGGGCAGGCCGAAGCCGCGGCATGGATTCGCGACGATCTCGCCGGCCGTGAGGACACGCCGGGGCATCGCCTGCAGGATCGCTATTCCATCCGCTGTGCGCCGCATGTGATCGGCGTTGCGCGTGATGCGCTGTCGTGGGTGCGTCGCGACGTCGAGAACGAGCTGAACAGCGCCAACGACAATCCGCTGATCGATCCCGATGGCGAGCGCGTGTTGCACGGCGGTAACTTCTACGGTGGCCATATTGCCTTCGCGATGGACGCACTGAAGGTAGCGGTCGCGAATCTGGCCGACCTGATGGATCGTCAACTGGCGCTGCTCGTCGACGATAAATTCAACAACGGCCTGCCGCGCAGTTTATCGGGCGCGGCGCCGGAGCGCGCATCGATCAATCACGGCTTCAAGGCGGTGCAGATATCGTCGTCGGCATGGACTGCGGAAGCGCTCAAGCTAACCATGCCTGCTAGCGTATTCTCGCGCTCGACCGAAGCGCATAACCAGGACAAAGTGAGCATGGGTACCATCGCCGCACGTGATTGCCTGCGTATCCTGGAGCTGACCGAGCAAGTTGCCGCTGCCCATACGCTCGCGACTGTGCAGGCTGCGCGCTTGCGTCTACGCATCAACAATACGACACCCATCCCCCCGCCATTGCACGCTTTCATGGAGAGCGTGACAGCCGGATCGCCGTTCGTCGATGAAGACCGCGCGCTCGAAAGCGACCTGCGCGCACTGACTGCGCGGATCGCGGCGTGCAATCTGGTTGGAGGATATGGTGGAGAGGATCGTCATGAGTGA
- a CDS encoding thioesterase family protein — MSEAVAPRVLTASAAVEVPFHDVDAMNVCWHGHYLKYFEIGRAALLRVFDYDYREMQASGYHWPIVEVHLKYVRPAIYGQQIEVRAQLLEYQNRLKIGYEIVDAASGGRLTKGHTIQVAVNAATQELQFVSPPVMIEKLERAWAR; from the coding sequence ATGAGTGAAGCTGTTGCCCCGAGGGTGCTGACTGCGAGCGCGGCAGTTGAAGTACCGTTCCATGACGTCGACGCCATGAACGTCTGCTGGCACGGCCACTACTTGAAGTACTTCGAGATCGGCCGGGCCGCGCTGCTGCGCGTGTTCGACTATGACTATCGCGAGATGCAGGCGTCGGGCTATCACTGGCCGATCGTCGAAGTGCATCTCAAGTACGTGCGCCCGGCCATTTACGGGCAGCAGATCGAGGTACGCGCGCAATTGCTGGAATATCAAAACCGCTTGAAAATTGGCTACGAGATTGTCGATGCCGCTTCAGGAGGGCGTCTGACGAAGGGCCACACGATTCAGGTTGCCGTCAACGCCGCGACGCAGGAATTGCAGTTCGTGTCGCCGCCCGTGATGATCGAGAAACTGGAGCGCGCATGGGCACGTTGA
- a CDS encoding AMP-binding protein, translated as MIALHDVMCSKRDADTPVCRDGAEILDFATFLARVRAIAAHLSEQPARRYALCIDDPFNFACALFALFACGKEPVIPAHAAPGYLADLSNAYDVVLTDADMPALVSRPEYVNPSVSIDPHAPLTLYTSGSSGTPKPIRKTLAQFNAEVHTLETQWGLLVGDATVLGSVPHHHIYGLLFRVFWPIATGRAFDRALSIEPQHVQARIAQCGPGSSVVVSTPAQLLRWPELDGFANLSPAPRVFFSSGGPLSADAASKYAAAFGAAPVEIYGSTETGGIAWRRQDQTDAWQALNGIEVHRGDDGALNLRSPHLGHDDWHRTDDTIALDTDGRFRLQGRLDRVIKLDGKRVSLPELESRLGLHPYVVQAAVVSLEGMSRERVGAVVALTDAGSAALLERGRVALAKVLRRHLAAYFDIVVLPRFWRFRFALPFDARGKLPAAAVAAAFDARADGVEVLSEVRSKTALHYELRVPTTLVHFAGHFPGLPILPGVVQIDWAMRLAAEQAPGVRMLASIEQLKFKAPVPPGALLDLTLTHDAPRRRVQFAYRLGGRDCSSGVIVYRGTA; from the coding sequence ATGATTGCGTTGCACGATGTGATGTGCTCCAAGCGTGACGCCGACACGCCGGTTTGCCGCGACGGTGCTGAAATACTCGATTTCGCCACGTTCCTTGCGCGAGTGCGGGCCATCGCCGCGCATTTGAGCGAGCAGCCGGCGCGACGCTATGCGTTGTGCATTGACGATCCGTTCAACTTCGCCTGCGCGTTGTTCGCGCTATTCGCCTGCGGCAAGGAACCGGTCATTCCAGCGCATGCAGCGCCCGGTTATCTGGCCGATCTCTCGAATGCCTACGACGTTGTCCTAACCGATGCCGACATGCCTGCGCTGGTTTCACGACCAGAGTATGTCAATCCTTCAGTATCGATCGACCCGCACGCGCCGCTCACGCTGTACACCTCGGGCAGCAGCGGTACACCGAAGCCAATCCGCAAGACCCTTGCGCAATTCAACGCTGAAGTTCATACGCTCGAGACGCAGTGGGGCCTGCTTGTCGGCGATGCAACGGTGCTCGGCAGCGTCCCGCATCATCACATTTACGGGCTGCTGTTTCGCGTGTTCTGGCCGATCGCGACAGGGCGCGCATTCGACCGCGCGCTCAGCATTGAACCGCAACATGTGCAAGCGCGGATCGCGCAATGCGGGCCGGGTTCCTCGGTCGTGGTGTCTACTCCAGCGCAGCTATTGCGCTGGCCTGAACTCGATGGTTTCGCCAACCTGAGTCCTGCACCTCGCGTGTTCTTTTCATCGGGTGGTCCGCTTTCGGCAGACGCAGCGAGCAAATATGCGGCAGCCTTCGGCGCGGCGCCGGTCGAGATCTACGGCAGCACGGAGACGGGCGGCATTGCATGGCGGCGGCAGGATCAGACGGATGCATGGCAAGCGTTGAACGGTATCGAGGTTCATCGTGGCGACGACGGTGCGCTTAACCTGCGTTCACCGCATCTGGGCCATGACGACTGGCATCGCACCGACGACACCATCGCGCTTGACACGGACGGGCGCTTTCGTCTGCAAGGACGCCTCGACCGCGTGATCAAGCTCGATGGCAAGCGCGTCTCCTTGCCCGAACTTGAATCCCGCCTCGGGCTGCATCCGTATGTGGTGCAGGCGGCGGTTGTGTCGCTTGAAGGGATGTCGCGCGAGCGTGTCGGCGCGGTGGTGGCGCTCACCGATGCCGGTAGCGCAGCACTGCTGGAACGAGGGCGCGTAGCGCTCGCTAAGGTCCTGCGCCGCCACCTTGCGGCGTACTTCGATATTGTCGTGCTGCCGCGTTTCTGGCGCTTCCGTTTCGCACTTCCGTTCGATGCCCGCGGAAAGTTGCCGGCAGCGGCTGTTGCCGCCGCGTTCGATGCCCGCGCGGACGGCGTGGAAGTGCTCTCTGAAGTGCGCAGCAAGACTGCTCTGCACTACGAACTTCGCGTGCCAACGACTCTCGTGCATTTCGCCGGCCACTTCCCCGGCTTGCCGATCTTGCCGGGCGTTGTACAGATCGACTGGGCCATGCGGTTGGCGGCCGAGCAAGCGCCGGGCGTGCGCATGCTGGCATCGATCGAACAGTTGAAATTCAAGGCGCCCGTACCACCGGGGGCGCTGCTCGATCTCACGTTGACGCATGACGCGCCGCGCCGGCGTGTGCAATTTGCGTATCGGCTCGGTGGCCGGGATTGTTCGTCGGGCGTCATTGTTTATCGGGGGACCGCATGA
- a CDS encoding outer membrane lipoprotein carrier protein LolA, which translates to MGTLNWRNVVAALSIVFSVPVFATQPASASNTSLVSQIAGRLAQAKGVRAQFTQTQTLSAMKQPLVSTGSLVFFRERGVIWQIDTPYKATYIITDTGVSEVNANGQRTNSTGGNDVRGVAQVSRMMRAMLGGDLSALYAQFDVHADGTPAQWRMQLTPNQPQLAQSIKGLEMSGGDYLQALRITLANGDVTRIDFANSTAVSELPPSDRTLFGAP; encoded by the coding sequence ATGGGCACGTTGAATTGGCGCAATGTTGTTGCGGCTTTGTCTATCGTGTTCTCCGTGCCGGTGTTCGCAACGCAGCCTGCATCGGCGAGCAACACGAGTCTTGTTTCGCAGATAGCGGGACGTCTCGCTCAAGCGAAGGGCGTTCGCGCGCAGTTCACGCAAACCCAAACGCTGTCCGCGATGAAACAGCCGCTCGTCAGCACGGGCTCGCTGGTTTTTTTCCGTGAACGCGGCGTGATCTGGCAGATCGATACACCGTACAAAGCGACCTACATCATCACCGATACCGGCGTGAGCGAAGTCAACGCCAACGGCCAGCGGACGAACTCAACTGGCGGCAACGACGTGCGCGGCGTGGCGCAGGTTTCGCGGATGATGCGCGCGATGCTGGGTGGCGATCTCTCTGCGCTCTACGCGCAATTCGATGTCCACGCAGATGGCACACCGGCGCAATGGCGTATGCAATTGACGCCGAATCAGCCCCAGCTCGCCCAGTCGATCAAGGGCCTTGAGATGAGCGGTGGGGATTACTTGCAGGCGCTGCGCATTACGCTTGCGAATGGCGACGTCACACGCATCGACTTTGCGAACAGCACGGCGGTGAGTGAGTTGCCGCCGTCCGATCGCACGTTGTTCGGAGCGCCGTAA
- a CDS encoding beta-ketoacyl synthase chain length factor yields MHDLRWTIPVARWSATAAAATSDISFIEPIVRRRLSSLSRSALKVAHDCVAELDRVRVVFASRHGELRRTTDILRAISTGEPVSPTAFSLSVLNAMTGIFGIARGDRSPASAISAGAETLGFAMLEAHAQFEADPSSPVLLVYADEPPDAAYGTIEDEVQGGAIAILLDTRAAGKLTCTISGTGSLSGTPELASGLLTVPDSFLTQSEAVQRCLDTQAPATWQNAGTTWQWSWHEGAA; encoded by the coding sequence ATGCACGATCTGCGCTGGACCATACCCGTTGCCCGATGGTCCGCCACCGCTGCCGCTGCGACCTCCGATATCAGCTTTATCGAGCCGATCGTCCGCCGTCGTCTGAGCAGCCTGTCCCGCAGCGCCCTCAAGGTCGCCCATGACTGTGTGGCTGAGCTGGACCGCGTGCGCGTGGTGTTCGCATCGCGGCACGGTGAACTGCGGCGCACGACCGACATCCTGCGCGCCATCAGCACGGGCGAGCCGGTTTCTCCAACTGCTTTCAGCCTGTCCGTCCTCAACGCAATGACCGGTATATTCGGCATCGCCCGGGGCGATCGTTCACCCGCCAGCGCGATTTCCGCCGGGGCGGAAACGCTTGGGTTTGCAATGCTCGAAGCGCATGCGCAGTTCGAAGCGGACCCGTCGTCGCCCGTGCTGCTGGTCTATGCGGACGAGCCGCCCGATGCCGCCTACGGCACGATTGAAGACGAGGTGCAAGGCGGTGCGATCGCGATCCTGCTCGACACCCGCGCGGCCGGAAAGCTTACATGCACCATATCGGGTACAGGGAGCCTATCGGGAACGCCGGAACTGGCATCGGGACTTCTTACCGTGCCGGACTCTTTCCTTACGCAGAGCGAAGCGGTCCAACGCTGTCTCGACACACAGGCGCCCGCCACATGGCAAAACGCCGGCACTACCTGGCAATGGAGCTGGCATGAAGGCGCGGCTTAA
- a CDS encoding 1-acyl-sn-glycerol-3-phosphate acyltransferase, whose translation MKARLNYGWRLVATGMSFVVFGVCGLLFSVLVFPISWLWPHRASRQRVVTTIIHWFFRALVAGLKWVGVMELEVSGAAALRDAGPVVVVANHPTYLDVVVLLALTPSACCVVKSAHWGNPCFWGIVRAAEYVSNVDPIELVEASARQIAAGYTMIIFPEGTRSPAPNRLHAFSRGFAHIALKAGTPILPVLMDCDPPAFTKQMRWYDVPSRAFRIRVNVLEPVAADQLMTHDSSPALAARTLTSAIEAHINQRLFDYGFFETGN comes from the coding sequence ATGAAGGCGCGGCTTAACTACGGCTGGCGGCTGGTCGCCACGGGCATGAGCTTTGTCGTGTTCGGCGTCTGCGGACTGCTGTTCTCGGTGCTGGTGTTTCCGATCTCGTGGCTGTGGCCGCATCGCGCATCGCGTCAGCGGGTGGTCACTACCATTATTCACTGGTTTTTCCGGGCGCTGGTAGCTGGCTTGAAGTGGGTCGGCGTGATGGAACTGGAAGTCTCGGGAGCAGCCGCGTTGCGCGACGCCGGCCCCGTAGTTGTGGTTGCCAACCACCCGACCTACCTCGACGTGGTGGTGCTGCTCGCGCTCACACCTTCGGCATGTTGCGTGGTCAAGAGCGCACACTGGGGCAACCCCTGTTTTTGGGGCATCGTGCGCGCGGCCGAATACGTGAGCAACGTCGACCCGATCGAACTCGTTGAAGCCAGCGCCCGCCAGATTGCCGCGGGCTATACCATGATCATTTTCCCGGAAGGCACGCGTAGTCCCGCGCCGAACCGCTTGCACGCTTTTTCGCGCGGTTTTGCGCACATCGCCCTCAAGGCAGGCACGCCGATCCTGCCCGTGCTGATGGATTGCGACCCGCCGGCCTTCACCAAGCAGATGCGCTGGTATGACGTGCCGTCGCGTGCGTTCCGCATTCGCGTGAACGTGCTCGAGCCCGTCGCGGCTGACCAGCTCATGACGCATGATTCTTCTCCGGCCCTTGCCGCGCGCACTTTAACCAGCGCTATTGAGGCACACATTAACCAGCGGCTGTTCGACTATGGATTCTTTGAAACTGGAAATTAA
- a CDS encoding polysaccharide deacetylase family protein has product MLKLHPRPQLDPDAASERRWPVTGYPLALKVTAAWHAFALAGCATAPEMWPWWLAGTVINHATVTAAGLWPRSTLLGANWTRLPAIPRNANAIALTLDDGPDPLVTPQVLDLLDAHRVRATFFLIGERARRYPALTREIVARGHAVENHSQKHVHTFSVTGMSALSREIDAAQRTLTKLTGERPAFFRAPAGLRNVLLEPVLQKHDLRLAAWTRRGFDTRERNPEIVAERLLRDLAPCDILLLHDGDAAITDDGQPVLLSVLPRIFDAAKKQGLRFVTLREAF; this is encoded by the coding sequence ATGCTCAAACTTCATCCGCGACCGCAACTCGATCCGGATGCAGCGTCCGAGCGTCGCTGGCCTGTAACAGGATATCCCCTCGCACTGAAGGTCACGGCGGCCTGGCATGCGTTTGCGCTGGCCGGCTGCGCCACCGCGCCGGAGATGTGGCCATGGTGGCTAGCCGGCACAGTGATAAATCATGCCACCGTCACGGCAGCGGGATTATGGCCGCGCTCAACGCTGCTTGGTGCCAACTGGACGCGCTTGCCCGCCATCCCGCGCAATGCAAACGCCATTGCGCTCACGCTCGACGACGGTCCTGATCCGCTCGTCACGCCCCAGGTTCTCGATCTGCTCGATGCGCACCGGGTTCGCGCCACGTTTTTCCTGATCGGCGAACGTGCTCGCCGATATCCCGCGTTGACTCGCGAGATCGTCGCGCGCGGGCATGCCGTGGAGAATCACTCGCAGAAGCATGTGCATACTTTTTCGGTGACGGGCATGAGCGCGCTAAGCCGGGAAATCGATGCGGCACAACGCACGCTGACGAAACTGACGGGCGAGCGCCCGGCTTTTTTTCGTGCACCGGCGGGCTTGCGCAATGTCCTGCTGGAGCCAGTCTTGCAAAAGCACGATCTAAGGCTGGCTGCCTGGACGCGACGCGGCTTCGATACCCGCGAGCGCAACCCCGAGATCGTCGCGGAGCGATTGCTGCGCGATCTGGCACCGTGCGACATCCTGCTGCTCCACGATGGCGACGCCGCCATTACCGATGACGGTCAACCCGTCTTGCTCTCTGTATTACCGCGGATCTTTGATGCCGCCAAAAAACAAGGGCTGCGCTTCGTTACCTTACGGGAAGCATTCTGA